The DNA sequence GCCGAGAGCGCTATGTGCCGCTAGCCAAAGAATTAGAGCAGATGGAAAATTTTACCAAACTCTACCAATTGCAAATAGAAGAAAGGGGAGAGGTAAATTTTAATATCCATCATATAAAAACCAATTATCAGATAGCTCCATTAATTTTAATCGTGTTTATAGAAAATGCATTTAAGCACAGTCAGGCAAGCCAGTCGGAAAATATTTATATTGATATTCGTATCGATTTAACCGACGATGGGATCTTGATTTTTAAATGCAAGAATAATTTTCATGAAGTGAGCAATACAGAGAATTTGTCTCATGGAATTGGCTTAGAAAATGTAAAAAAGAGATTAGATTTACTTTATGCCGATAAGCACGAATTATCGATAAATGAGTCTGATAATTTGTATGGTGTTGAGCTGAAATTATACTTAACCAAAATAAATGAAAATGAAATGCATTATCATCGAAGATCAACCACCAGCACAGCGTATTCTTAAAAGATATGCTGAAGACACAGGTAGTTTGCAAGTGCAGGCAGTTTTTTCAGATGCGCTTCAAGCAATTGAATATCTGAGAAGAAACGAAGTGGATTTGATATTTTTGGATATCCATCTTCCTAAAATTTCAGGTATGGATTTTCTTAAAAGTATTCCCAATTTACCTGCCATAATTCTTACTACTGCTTTTCCAGATTATGCTTTGGAGAGTTATGAGTTTAATGTAGTAGATTACCTTTTAAAGCCCTTTTCATTTGAAAGGTTTGTGAGAGCCATTTCGAAAGTACCACTAAAAAATCAGGCAAATACTTTAGAGAGTCAGCTTGCTACTCCAAAAGAAATTTTTATTAAATCTGGTTACGAACATATAAAAATTACTGTAAACGATATTAACTACATACAATCGGATGCAGATTACACAGAGCTTGTAACAGCCAATAAAAAGTATCTTTCGTCGGAGACTTTGCAATACTGGTTAGATCATTTAAACCCAAACCAGTTTATTAGAATACACAAATCTTATATTGTAAATGTGTCTAAGATTGAAAAAGTAGGTGGCAATAGAATTTTTCTAAGTGGTGGTAATATTATACCTATTGGCAGAACTTATAAAGAAGGTTTTATCAAGAAATTTATTGAAAAAGCTTAAATGGTAGTAATTAAAAAAGCATCTGCCAGTAAATGGAGGTACCAGACAGATGCCGAAACTATACACATTCAATTTTTTAGTTTGCTTTGCTACCTTTTATTCCGCAGCCGATTGCTTTGGTAGTAATTGGACTTACCTCATCACCACTTTCTAAAGCTGCAATTGCATTTTCTACATATTTTTCTTCTACACCAGACTCATCTCTGGCGCTATCGTCAATTGCACCGTGGTAGCGAACAGTTAAGTCTTTATCTACTAGAAATACTTCTGGTGTTTTGGTAGCTCCGTATTTTGGATAAACTTCTTGCTTTTCATCAATTAAGTACAAATAAGGAAAGCCTTTTTCTTTGGCATTTTTCTGCATGGCTTCAAAGCTGTCTCCCGGTTTTTGTGCAGGATCGTTTGGTTGGATAGCTACTACTGGATAACCTTTTGGTGCATACTCTTCGTGGAGTGCGATAATTCTCTGCTCATTTGCTTGCGCATAAGGGCAAGTGTTACAAGTGAAAACTACAATGTAGCCTTTAGGAGCTTTGCCATTTGCATCTTTAATATTTTCAAATGAATAGGTTTTGCCATCGATGTTTTTAAGATTGAATTCGGGTGCTTTTTCACCAACTTTAACTCCCTCAGTCGGGTCGCTATTTAAGTTAAATTGGAAAGTGAATGAAACCAAAAATAGAGACAAACCAATTAAAAAAATGTATTTCATGATTTCCGGGTTTATGTTATTAATTATAATAAAGGTTTTATAGCTTCTTCTAATTCTTGGAGATTCTCGAAAGGTTCTCCAAAAAAGCTGTTGTTTTCTCTGTTATAGACATATGTTGCAGGTATAGCTCCCGACCAATCTGGCGATACTTTATCTATCCAATCGTTGTATTTGCCATCGAGCAATACAACTACCTCAGACTTCAGTCCTTTCTTTTCAACAAAAGATACCAGTTTAGTTTCAATTTGCTTAGGAAAATCTAGACTACATAAAATCACTTTTACTTTAGAGTCTTTATACTTTTCAGTTAGTTCTTCAAAATAAGGGAGCTCTGCTATGCACGGTGCGCACCAAGTTGCCCAAAAGTTAATGATGTAGGTTGTATCATTATTCTGCTGAAAGGCGGCTTCTATATCTGCAAACTTGTTATAGACTGGTATGTCTTTTACATAGTAAGAAGGTTTAGGCCAATCAGATTTAATATCGGCATTTAGAGCAGATTTTTGCTCAATTGGAATATTGAAAGAACTTGCTAAAATCGAGATAGCAATGCTAAAAAAAGTGAGCGAAGCTAATCTTACACTCAATGTAAAACTATTTCTAAACATTAAAAAATGGTTTATGTATAATCGTAACTTCAATATTATTCTACCAAATAAATTAGAACAGAGCTTCAATGAAAAATAAATCTGGTCAACTACAGATATAATCCCATGAACTACAGTCTTTCTACTAACAAATTTTTATAATAATAAATAAAGTGTCTTGATGGTTTAGTAATGTTCTTTGAAATATAGAAATCTTTCTTAAAATCCTTATACATAACAAAGTACAAAAAATATATACACTCTAAATGTGGTATTTTATACCCAATATATGTACATTGTTATGGATATTTTTCTTCACATCTAAACTATCTTACAAACCAATTGAGGTTAATCATTCCCATTTAAAAATTATAATAATACAATAATAAAGAATGTATTATTTTGAAATTATTCAATTAGTACAATTCTACCTCTCTACTGAATCATACTCTGGCTAACAAATTGACTAATTCATAATAAGTCTATTTTTTAAACTCGATAGTTTCATGAAAAGTAAATTTGATTTAGTATTTCTAAGCGATGATGATTTAGATGATATTTTTTTACACAAGAGAAAGATAGAAAAGTTCTGTTTTACAGAAGAACTCTTTGTTTATACCAATGCTAAAGAAGCATTAGATTACCTTAGGGCAGCAGAAGAGAACAATAGTATGTTTGACTATGTATTACCAGAAATTATTTTTCTTGATATTAACATGCCTAAAATGGATGGTTGGATGTTTTTGGAAGCTTACGGTAAGTTAAATGAACAAATTAAAAGTAAAATTAAAATTTTTATGCTATCTGCTTCGAGTAACATTGAAGAGCAGAATAGAGCTTATTACAATAATAATATTACAAGTTTTTATAGTAAGCCCCTTACCAATGAGATGTTGGAGAATATTAGGCAATTTGTTATGAGCGATATGCTTTAATACTGCTCAATTCTACTTAATGACTTTCGCAATTGCTTTAAAATAGATCTATAGCTTTTACTAGCATTTTTTCATACCAGTTAGAGCTTGAGATAATTAAAAATTAATTAGTCTAAAAACAGATAAAATGTTAAATAGAATTTTTGTGATAGGTGGATCAGCTGGAGCTCACCAAGTTATAGAATTTATTCTAAAGTATATTTCTTCAGATATTAAAGCTGCTTTTGTAATTGTTCTACATTCTGCTGCCAATAGCGTAGGTACTTATGCAGAAATAAGTGGATTAAAGTCTAAAATTCTGTGTAAAAGTGCCGAACATGGAGAAGAAATAAAATCTGGGATTGCTTATTTCTCAGTGCCAGATCATCATTTATTTATAAATGATGACAGAACTTTGGCACTAGGTAAAGGTCCAAGAGAAAACTTGTTTCGCCCCTCTATCGATGTGTTATTTCGCTCAGCGGCTACTTCATTAGGAAACGAAATAGTTGGTATACTTCTAACTGGCAGACTAAGCGATGGCACATCTGGTTTACAAGCAATTAAAGAGTGTGGAGGTATTACAGTTGTACAAAATCCTGAAAAAGCTGAGTATCAAGAAATGCCATTAATCGCTAAAAAGAATGTAGATCCACATTATGTAGCAGATATTGAAAGAATACCTGATGTAATTGGGGAAATTGTAGAAGAACCACTTCCTATACAAGTAAAAATTCCAGAGCGCTTATTATTAGAGAATTCAATAGCTAGAAAAATTGCTAGCCAAATAGATACACAAAACCTATTGGGTGAACAAGTAGCATTAAGTTGTCCTTCTTGTGGAGGTCCATTGTGGAAAATGAAAGATGATAAAAATACCCGCTACCGTTGCCATGTTGGTCATGCATTTACTGCGGAAGCACTAGATCAAAGTCAGCAAGAGGCATTGGAAGAAACACTCTGGGTTTCGCTAAGAACCTTTGAAGAAAAAGCCATTCTTAAACAAATGATGTTAGATAAATACAAGACAGATGGTTTTGACCATTTAGCGAATTCGATGCAAAAAAGTGTAGATGAGATTAAAGTTCATATAAAACGCTTGAGAGAGATAATGAAATTAGAAGATCAATAAACAAAATTCTTTAGCCGTAACACTATACATATTTTCATTTTCCTGAATTTGAGTGACATACCTTTGACAAAGAGTCGATTTACTTAGCCATTGTTAAACATTTTTTCATTTAAATTTTAATTATGGAATTACAAGGTAAAACTCTGGAAATGGTAATTTTTAAGACAAAAACAGGTGTTTCTACAGAAGCTGCTCAAATTGCCATGCGCAAACTAAATACAGTTTTAGACGAATTTAAAGGCTATTTGCAAAGATTTACTGCCGTTGCCGAAGATGGCGAATTTATAGACTTGGTCTTTTGGGATAATTTAGATTATGCAATGCAAGCCAATAAAGCTGTAATGAAAAACGAAGAGGCATTGGAGTCTTTCGGGTTAATAGATGATCAAAGTATGCAATGTCGGCATTTTGAAATTTTCAACTCAGTAAAAGCATCATCTAAAGTTTGATAGATAAATCAAATCTGCTATTTCAATTTTTGTAACTTTTC is a window from the Chondrinema litorale genome containing:
- a CDS encoding LytR/AlgR family response regulator transcription factor; translated protein: MKMKCIIIEDQPPAQRILKRYAEDTGSLQVQAVFSDALQAIEYLRRNEVDLIFLDIHLPKISGMDFLKSIPNLPAIILTTAFPDYALESYEFNVVDYLLKPFSFERFVRAISKVPLKNQANTLESQLATPKEIFIKSGYEHIKITVNDINYIQSDADYTELVTANKKYLSSETLQYWLDHLNPNQFIRIHKSYIVNVSKIEKVGGNRIFLSGGNIIPIGRTYKEGFIKKFIEKA
- a CDS encoding thioredoxin family protein, translated to MKYIFLIGLSLFLVSFTFQFNLNSDPTEGVKVGEKAPEFNLKNIDGKTYSFENIKDANGKAPKGYIVVFTCNTCPYAQANEQRIIALHEEYAPKGYPVVAIQPNDPAQKPGDSFEAMQKNAKEKGFPYLYLIDEKQEVYPKYGATKTPEVFLVDKDLTVRYHGAIDDSARDESGVEEKYVENAIAALESGDEVSPITTKAIGCGIKGSKAN
- a CDS encoding TlpA family protein disulfide reductase, with translation MFRNSFTLSVRLASLTFFSIAISILASSFNIPIEQKSALNADIKSDWPKPSYYVKDIPVYNKFADIEAAFQQNNDTTYIINFWATWCAPCIAELPYFEELTEKYKDSKVKVILCSLDFPKQIETKLVSFVEKKGLKSEVVVLLDGKYNDWIDKVSPDWSGAIPATYVYNRENNSFFGEPFENLQELEEAIKPLL
- a CDS encoding response regulator: MKSKFDLVFLSDDDLDDIFLHKRKIEKFCFTEELFVYTNAKEALDYLRAAEENNSMFDYVLPEIIFLDINMPKMDGWMFLEAYGKLNEQIKSKIKIFMLSASSNIEEQNRAYYNNNITSFYSKPLTNEMLENIRQFVMSDML
- a CDS encoding chemotaxis protein CheB, whose protein sequence is MLNRIFVIGGSAGAHQVIEFILKYISSDIKAAFVIVLHSAANSVGTYAEISGLKSKILCKSAEHGEEIKSGIAYFSVPDHHLFINDDRTLALGKGPRENLFRPSIDVLFRSAATSLGNEIVGILLTGRLSDGTSGLQAIKECGGITVVQNPEKAEYQEMPLIAKKNVDPHYVADIERIPDVIGEIVEEPLPIQVKIPERLLLENSIARKIASQIDTQNLLGEQVALSCPSCGGPLWKMKDDKNTRYRCHVGHAFTAEALDQSQQEALEETLWVSLRTFEEKAILKQMMLDKYKTDGFDHLANSMQKSVDEIKVHIKRLREIMKLEDQ